GGGCGCGGCCGATCCGCTGCCGGATCGGCCGCATCGTCATACGTTTGGCCTGTCGCTTCGGGGTTCTCCGCTTGGGAACGGCAGGCCGTGCCAGTTCGTGCGGCGGGCTCCTCGTCCGCTACCACGTCCCTCTGAGGACGTGTGCGTGGCGGTCCTGGGTGCGCTGTTCGGCGCCCAGGGCGGACAGGAACCCGTCCAGGGTGGAGCCGACGATGCGCGACCGGTGGCGCATCAGGCGTTCGGCGCGCAGCAGCGGCAGGCGACGCACCGCTGTCCAGCGGCGCCAGGCGGGCGCGTCGGGGGCGTAGAAGACGGCCCAGGCGGGGAAGTCCCGTCGTACCCGGGCGAGTGCGGCCGAGGCCGCCGCGCATGACAGCGCCGTAGCGGGCGCACTGCGGGGAGGAGATGGCGCGGCCATCACGCGTTCACCGCGTCCAGGTAGCGCCGGGCGGCGGGAGCCGGATCGTAGGCGCGGAGCAGTTCGTCCAGCAGCTCGGGGTCGGCGGTGGCGATGACATCGCCGTTGGCGCGGTGCCGGGCGGTGCAGGGGGCGGGGCTGTCGTGTTCGTAGGTGATCTCCCAACGCGCCTCGTTCCGCAGAGCCATCGCCGCGAACGCGCAGTAGTCCGGGATGCGGCGCGGCAGCGAGCGGGCCTGGCGGCAGGGCGGCTTCATGGGAGCGGCGGGGCACGGCGCGACCGCCGGTGAAGTCGGAACGGCGATGGCGGCGCGGTGGGCACCGGGTGGGCGGGGCGAGGCCACGGCCAGTAGCAGCGCCACCGGCAGCAGGAGCAGGAACAGCACACGGGACATGGGGACCCCTCTCGGGGAGATCGGCCGCCTGGAACGGGGCGGCAGTGGAACGAGTACCCCTCCATATTGGGTCGTAGAAGTCTACGATTTCAAGTCTATGGAATAGATTGACTTCCATAGATGTCTATATGTCCGTTTTCTCGCTTTGGGAGTTACCATCAGCACCACCAGAAAGCTGGACAAGAGGAGGCCGATGCGCATGGCGGCAAGTCCCACTGTGCGACGGCGCCAGCTTTCGGCGATCCTCAAACAGATGCGGCAGGCAGCGGGTCTGTCTCTCGACGAAGTCGCCAAACGTGTGGAGTGGTCGCGCGCGAAGGTCGGCCACATCGAGACCGGTCAGCGCAAACGCCCATCCGTTGTCGAGGTCAAAGCACTACTGAAGGAATACGAGGTCGCTGAAAGCGATCCGCGTTACGGCGCTGTCCTCGGGCTCGTCCGCCAGGGGCAGCAGCGCGGATGGTGGACCCGCTACGACGACATCCTCACCGGCTCCTACGTGGAGTTGGAGGCCGAGGCCACGGCGATCGGCCACTACGAAGCATTTGCCGTGCCCGGTCTACTGCAGACGCCGGGATACATCCGGGCGCTCCAGCGGGCCAGGCTCGATCGCGATCCGAAGGACGTCCAACGTGCCATCGACGCAAGGCTGCGTCGTCAGGAAATCCTGACTCGTCCAGATCCACCGGCCGTACGGGTCGTTATAGAAGAGCATGCACTACTACGCCTCGCCGGTGACCCTGCGTTGATGCGTGAACAGGTGCAGCACCTGATCACTCTCGCCGACACATCCACCAATGTGACGGTTCAAGTTCTGCCGACCAGTGCCGGAGTGCACGCCGGCGCAACCGGGCCCTTTGTGATCATGGATTTCGCCGAACCTGCATCGCCCGTGGTCTATTTGGAGACCTACACGGACGGCCTGTATCTGGAACGCGAAGCCGAAATCGCCCAATATCGGCTGCTGTGGGACCACATCCGCACATCGGCGCTCGATGAGGAGAAGACGGTCCCTCATCTCCGAAGGATGATCACCTAGAGAGACGGCCAGTCCATGTACTCGCTCCCCGATGCCGCATGGCGCACTTCCTCTTATACACAGCAGCAGAACTGTGTGGAGGTCGCCGACACTCCCGGTGTAACCGGCGTACGCGACACGAAGAACCGTGACCTCGGCGCGCTGGCGTTCCCCTCCGCCGAGTGGTGCGCACTGGTGGAAGCTGCACGGCGCGGTCTGCTGTAAGTCAGACATGAAGAGGGCCCCGGCGATGACGCCGGGGCCCGTACTCGTTCCAGGGGAAGTCTACTCCGCTCCGTATTCTGCAGCCAGTTCAAGGGCCCGACGTAACCGTCGAGCCCTTTCCTGTCTTCGCTGAAGTGACCGATGCGCTGCTAGCGAGTCGAAGGTGACCTTGCCACTTACGACTCCGACCATGCCACTTCGCAAAGCGACTACATCTGTGGCATGATCCTCAGCGAAGCGACAACGGAGCTGAAGGTAGAGAGGTCGGCGTGCAGATTCAATTGGATAGTAATGATGTCAAGGCTGTGGCCTTGTGGAGCAGGGGAGTCATCTTCTGCCTGATCGTGGTCATCTACGTAGTCCCGATTTACGGTGTGCTTCCGTAGATGAATCAGGCGGGGGCTAAGAGGCCCCCGCCTGTTTCCCCACATGCGTGGGGTGATTTATCCATTGGCGTGTCGATGTCGACCTTGCCACGGTTCATCCCCACTTGCGTGAGGGTGTTGACCTTACGCTACCAACCTTAGACGGCCTGCTCTAAGGGGTGACCGGGATGACCACCACGTCAGCACCACTTTATCTGCTGCCTGAAAGCGTGAGCGTGACTCCAAGTTTTCACTCACCGTGATCGGGCGAGGCGATTTCCCAGAACTATCGCCCAAATCACCCTCGCCGATGCCAAGCTCATGCCATCGCAGGTCATCGCCTCCCTCCGCGCGGTGCGTCCCGTCCTGCCGACCGGTGCGGCCGGACCGGGGGGCGGCACCCGCTTGATCCCTTGGAGGAGCCATCCCACCGCCTTCCTTCGACCTCGCCACCGCCCCGTGGCTCATCGCCCGGAGCACCGATCCCCAGGTCGCGCCCGAAACGCTCGGTCTGCGCGATGCCCTCGTCCGGGCCCACGAACTCGCCGACGTCGAGATCCCCCTGCCCCCGGCATCGGCGGTGCTGTGGCGGGTGCTCGCGCTGATCGCCGCCAGGGTCACCGGACTCGACGAAGCCGACAGCCCGAAAAAGTGGCAGCAACGGCGCCTCCAGATCCTGAAAGACGGCGGACTCACCCCCGAGGCCGTCGACGACTACTTCGCGCGGCACCCCGACCGCTTCGACCTCTTCCACCCCGAGCGCCCCTGGCAGCAGGACCCCCGCCTGCGCGAGCAGTGCCCGAAGCCGTCGGGCGTCAACAAGCTGGCCTGGGGACGGACA
This sequence is a window from Spinactinospora alkalitolerans. Protein-coding genes within it:
- a CDS encoding helix-turn-helix domain-containing protein codes for the protein MRMAASPTVRRRQLSAILKQMRQAAGLSLDEVAKRVEWSRAKVGHIETGQRKRPSVVEVKALLKEYEVAESDPRYGAVLGLVRQGQQRGWWTRYDDILTGSYVELEAEATAIGHYEAFAVPGLLQTPGYIRALQRARLDRDPKDVQRAIDARLRRQEILTRPDPPAVRVVIEEHALLRLAGDPALMREQVQHLITLADTSTNVTVQVLPTSAGVHAGATGPFVIMDFAEPASPVVYLETYTDGLYLEREAEIAQYRLLWDHIRTSALDEEKTVPHLRRMIT
- a CDS encoding DUF397 domain-containing protein; the protein is MYSLPDAAWRTSSYTQQQNCVEVADTPGVTGVRDTKNRDLGALAFPSAEWCALVEAARRGLL